Below is a genomic region from Caldisalinibacter kiritimatiensis.
TCTATAAATAGGTATTTTGATAAAAAAATAGGCTATTATCAAAATATCGCCGATAGGCAGCAGACATCAAAGGGTATTAAATATCCTAAAAAAACTAAAAGAGTTAAAAAGCTTTATGATAAAAGAAGAAAACAACTCAATCATCTAATTCATTC
It encodes:
- a CDS encoding transposase; amino-acid sequence: SINRYFDKKIGYYQNIADRQQTSKGIKYPKKTKRVKKLYDKRRKQLNHLIHSATKTIANYCIENDISKVIIRDLKNIRKDANLGKINNQKFHKLPF